The following proteins come from a genomic window of Amaranthus tricolor cultivar Red isolate AtriRed21 chromosome 14, ASM2621246v1, whole genome shotgun sequence:
- the LOC130800191 gene encoding FCS-Like Zinc finger 8-like — MLRKRSRGVTSPQAISVDHSNNSWLPPEKSTKPTSIFLNSPKFLNNFFTPFSSCSSSSTSPSSSCNDPIMSPTSILDPKPFSTLNSFWVENNNKNPKSFWEQPTNTKGIVVALIDENNILENNNINDNNNNNTNSKQQRRKLVVFGSQLRIQVPPLPPSPKEFGIKTPRNNLWPFGNKDSQVHPQKLPISNGMITGNGNDNLSLSDMESSEDYTCVISHGPNPKTTHIFGNCIVQSCCGVVGSSSFSARKNGYFSKFGNSISSQENFLSFCHHCKRKLGEGKDIYMYRGEKAFCSQECRCQEMLFDEVEN, encoded by the exons ATGCTAAGGAAAAGATCAAGAGGAGTGACAAGTCCACAAGCCATAAGTGTTGATCATAGCAACAATTCATGGCTTCCACctgaaaaatcaacaaaaccCACTTCAATTTTCCTCAATTCTcctaaatttttgaataatttctTCACTCCCTTttcttcttgttcatcttcatcaacatcTCCATCTTCAAGTTGTAATGATCCAATCATGAGCCCAACTTCAATCCTTGATCCAAAACCATTTTCTACTCTTAATTCTTTTTGGGTtgaaaacaacaacaaaaacccCAAAAGTTTTTGGGAACAACCCACAAACACGAAGGGAATTGTTGTTGCTTTAATTGATGAAAACAACATTTTAGAAAACAACAACATcaacgacaacaacaataacaacacaAATTCCAAACAACAAAGAAGAAAACTTGTTGTTTTTGGTTCACAACTTAGAATTCAAGTGCCTCCTCTTCCACCATCACCAAAGGAATTTGGGATTAAAACACCAAGAAACAATTTATGGCCTTTTGGAAACAAAGATTCACAAGTTCATCCTCAAAAATTACCAATTTCAAATGGAATGATAACAGGGAATGGAAATGATAACCTTTCCTTGAGTGATATGGAATCATCTGAAGATTATACTTGTGTCATTTCTCATGGTCCTAACCCTAAAACCACTCATATATTTGGTAATTGTATTGTTCAAAGTTGTTGTGGTGTTGTTGGGTCTTCATCTTTTTCTGCAAGGAAAAATGGGTATTTCTCCAAATTCGGAAATTCAATTTCTTCACAAGAgaattttcttagtttttgtcACCATTGTAAGAGAAAGCTTGGTGAAGGAAAGGACATTTACATGTATAG AGGAGAAAAAGCGTTTTGCAGTCAAGAATGTCGATGCCAAGAAATGCTTTTTGATGAAGTGGAAAATTAG
- the LOC130800192 gene encoding uncharacterized protein LOC130800192, whose translation METLVAVAQHRHQYYSGRGKNHSIMRFGSSPSGGFRDINCRTFESGMGLLPSPYKAYGSPVMNRGFVSPKSPSPCAKSVGKSKIEDVKPVKKNFMSSPIPINLKVDSRKETPSKESPSFSERWAGPAYSNSPPPSSLPIPKFSVKPKRTVSLDLPALESDLNLQPMPKSAPASPTRESSRSPFSFLHDDDSATKTLRRILNLDIADD comes from the coding sequence ATGGAAACCCTAGTTGCTGTAGCACAACACAGACACCAATATTACAGTGGTAGAGGAAAGAATCATAGTATAATGAGATTTGGTTCATCACCTTCTGGTGGATTTAGGGATATTAATTGTAGGACATTCGAATCTGGTATGGGTTTGCTTCCTAGTCCTTATAAGGCTTATGGGAGTCCAGTGATGAATCGGGGTTTCGTGTCTCCGAAATCACCAAGTCCATGTGCTAAGAGTGTTGGGAAATCGAAGATTGAGGACGTTAAGCCTGTGAAAAAGAATTTCATGAGTAGTCCAATTCCTATAAACTTGAAGGTAGATAGTAGGAAGGAGACCCCATCAAAGGAGAGTCCGTCGTTCTCAGAGAGATGGGCTGGACCCGCTTACTCGAACTCACCCCCACCGAGTTCTTTGCCTATACCCAAGTTTTCTGTGAAACCTAAAAGGACTGTGTCACTTGATTTACCCGCGTTAGAGTCTGATTTGAACTTGCAGCCAATGCCTAAGTCAGCCCCTGCATCCCCGACTAGAGAATCTTCCCGATCACCCTTTAGTTTCCTCCATGATGATGACTCTGCTACGAAGACTCTTCGTCGTATCCTCAACCTTGATATTGCTGATGATTGA